In Thermodesulfovibrio aggregans, the following proteins share a genomic window:
- the cdaA gene encoding diadenylate cyclase CdaA translates to MEKIFEQLRWQDLADIAIVSFIIYKVFILVKGTRAARMLIGVGFLLAISLISRFFELYTLDWLIQSFWTQIVIVLIILFQPEIRKALAQMGETSILHRFSSAEEMKTIEEIVKASQGLANKKIGALIVFERDVSLSEYVEIGVPLDARVTKELLMSIFHPTSPIHDGAVIIKKNRIVAAGCFLPIKLGAELKKTYGTRHRAALGITEETDAVAVVVSEETGAISLAVDGQLHGNLDIESLREKLTNLFTTERQKR, encoded by the coding sequence TTTATAAAGTTTTCATTCTGGTTAAAGGTACCCGTGCAGCAAGAATGCTTATAGGAGTCGGCTTTCTACTTGCAATTTCTCTGATCTCACGATTTTTTGAACTGTACACACTTGACTGGCTAATTCAAAGTTTCTGGACGCAAATAGTGATAGTTTTAATAATTTTGTTTCAGCCAGAAATAAGAAAAGCTCTTGCCCAGATGGGTGAGACTTCCATACTTCACAGATTCAGTTCTGCAGAAGAGATGAAAACAATTGAAGAAATTGTTAAAGCCTCTCAGGGACTTGCGAATAAAAAAATTGGTGCTTTAATTGTTTTTGAGAGAGATGTAAGTCTGTCAGAATATGTTGAGATAGGAGTTCCTCTTGATGCTAGGGTTACAAAAGAGCTTTTGATGAGTATTTTTCATCCCACAAGCCCTATTCATGACGGAGCTGTAATTATAAAAAAGAATAGAATAGTAGCTGCAGGATGCTTTCTTCCTATAAAGCTTGGTGCAGAATTAAAAAAAACCTATGGAACAAGACATAGAGCTGCTCTTGGTATCACAGAGGAAACAGATGCTGTTGCTGTAGTAGTCTCAGAAGAGACAGGAGCAATTTCTTTGGCAGTAGATGGACAACTTCACGGTAATCTTGATATAGAGAGTCTTAGAGAGAAACTAACAAATCTATTTACTACAGAAAGACAAAAGAGATGA
- a CDS encoding CdaR family protein — translation MNRVFKKLITENITFKLISIALAIFLWFFVTFKGQTETSVEVPIEFKSTPAEMEILKQSVKKVTVTISARERILKELIQKNIRVVIDLSNVKLGENSIPITKSSVKLPRGIEILKIEPSQIKVYMDEKTQKIVPIRVVLSGKPAKDFYIASVSSDPSSIKIEGAKKELNRIRVIKTEPIDIEGLSEDLKIQAKIDPEGKIFRTDQDTVYINVKLLRRKL, via the coding sequence ATGAACAGAGTTTTTAAAAAGCTTATAACAGAAAATATTACATTTAAATTAATATCCATTGCATTAGCAATATTTCTTTGGTTTTTTGTTACTTTTAAAGGACAGACAGAAACATCTGTTGAAGTACCCATTGAATTCAAAAGCACCCCTGCAGAGATGGAAATTTTAAAACAGAGTGTAAAAAAGGTAACAGTTACAATATCTGCGAGAGAGAGAATTCTTAAAGAGTTAATACAAAAAAATATCAGAGTTGTAATTGATTTATCTAATGTTAAACTTGGTGAAAACTCAATCCCCATAACAAAATCCTCAGTTAAACTTCCAAGAGGAATTGAGATACTTAAAATTGAACCCTCTCAGATAAAGGTTTACATGGATGAAAAAACCCAGAAAATAGTACCAATAAGAGTAGTTCTTTCAGGAAAACCTGCCAAAGATTTTTACATCGCATCAGTGAGTTCTGATCCTTCTTCAATAAAAATAGAAGGTGCTAAAAAAGAACTTAACAGAATTCGGGTAATTAAAACCGAACCAATAGACATAGAGGGACTAAGCGAGGATTTAAAAATTCAGGCAAAAATAGATCCTGAAGGAAAAATTTTCAGAACTGACCAAGATACAGTCTATATAAATGTAAAACTTCTTAGGAGGAAGTTATGA
- the glmM gene encoding phosphoglucosamine mutase, translated as MTLFGTDGIRGTINQYPMIPELCMKVGMSLCFLLKKKLTHKPKILIGKDTRISGYLIETALTAGITSMGGDVYLVGPIPTPAVAFLVKSMRQDAGVVISASHNPFSDNGIKIFSNDGHKITENLETAIEKLINDQNFPQNRPNAETLGKAFRIEDAVGRYIEFVKSTLPKNSNFEGLRVVIDPANGAAYKITPTLFKELGAEVITINDKPDGVNINRDCGAIYPEGLIKKVKETQAHLGIAHDGDADRTILIDEKGNIVDGDFILSVWAMELKKEKKLKKNTVVATVMTNMGVENYLKKQGIKLIRTQVGDKYVVEEMLKGDYNLGGEQSGHIVCRDYTCTGDGAITAVQMAHIMMKNEKPLSELTKDITKYPQLLKNIKIPEGISRNEAVEKLKDLEKKILKLQKEINGRILIRPSGTEPKIRIMVEEEDLEKANNILEELQELIKHKLS; from the coding sequence ATGACACTTTTTGGCACCGATGGAATTAGAGGCACAATAAATCAATATCCCATGATACCTGAATTGTGTATGAAAGTAGGTATGTCTCTTTGTTTTTTATTGAAAAAGAAACTTACTCATAAGCCAAAAATCTTAATTGGTAAAGATACAAGAATTTCAGGATATTTAATTGAGACAGCTTTAACAGCTGGAATAACTTCAATGGGTGGAGATGTTTATCTTGTTGGACCAATTCCTACTCCAGCAGTTGCCTTTCTTGTGAAAAGCATGCGTCAGGATGCAGGGGTGGTAATATCTGCATCTCATAATCCATTCTCTGACAATGGAATAAAAATATTCTCAAATGACGGTCATAAAATAACTGAAAATCTTGAGACAGCCATTGAAAAACTTATAAACGACCAAAACTTTCCTCAAAATAGACCCAATGCAGAAACTCTTGGAAAAGCTTTTAGAATTGAAGATGCTGTTGGAAGATATATTGAGTTTGTTAAGTCAACTTTACCGAAAAATTCAAACTTTGAAGGGCTCAGAGTAGTAATTGATCCTGCTAATGGAGCTGCCTATAAGATTACTCCTACCCTTTTTAAGGAACTTGGTGCTGAGGTAATAACAATAAATGACAAGCCCGATGGAGTGAACATAAACAGGGACTGTGGGGCAATTTATCCTGAGGGATTGATAAAAAAAGTTAAAGAAACTCAGGCACATCTTGGAATTGCCCATGACGGAGATGCAGACAGAACAATTCTCATTGATGAAAAAGGAAATATCGTTGATGGGGATTTTATTCTATCTGTGTGGGCAATGGAGTTAAAAAAAGAGAAAAAACTTAAAAAAAATACAGTCGTTGCCACTGTAATGACCAATATGGGTGTAGAAAACTATTTAAAAAAGCAAGGCATAAAGCTTATTAGAACACAGGTTGGTGACAAGTATGTTGTTGAGGAGATGCTTAAGGGTGATTATAATCTCGGCGGAGAACAGTCCGGACACATTGTATGTCGGGATTATACATGCACAGGGGACGGAGCAATAACAGCTGTTCAGATGGCTCATATTATGATGAAAAATGAAAAACCTCTCAGTGAACTAACAAAAGATATAACAAAGTATCCACAACTTTTGAAAAACATTAAAATCCCTGAAGGGATTTCAAGAAATGAAGCTGTAGAAAAACTTAAAGATTTAGAGAAGAAAATATTAAAGCTTCAAAAAGAAATAAATGGAAGAATACTCATAAGGCCTTCAGGAACAGAGCCAAAGATAAGAATTATGGTTGAAGAAGAAGATTTAGAAAAGGCAAATAATATCCTGGAAGAACTGCAAGAGTTAATAAAACATAAACTCTCATAA
- a CDS encoding DNA internalization-related competence protein ComEC/Rec2, with protein sequence MPIIPSLVAGIVLGHLFIYFPVTVIILSILLIFVFKNRVAIILAISIILGIFYVLITVSKDSVVSESINFTGYLNNNTANLYEFKIIESSPKIEKTSLKVYSIQYLESGKTYKIECALGKKHLNPYQYGDSLCFLKKAQPAEYSHKTVFDETREKINEKISKSIDKEISGVLIAMTTGERTQIPSEIQEDFRKTGLIHLLSISGAHFGFLFTVCFFVFKFLIKRLPSSILLRITLYLKPSQMATFLTFPVIFCYFLLVEPNYPSTRSFIMATLFMVGVLSERKSIWIFTVSFACLVILIFKPAAIKDISFQLSFLATVGIGFVSDIYKNFKDKIHNKIISYIFLSLLISLGAMLITAPLIIYRFHYISLISPLANLTAGLLIGMILFPLHIFFVTIFTLTGYYPVPELINFIGAISFKVMHWLASFRYSSIWIPPLPKGAVAIFYFAVFVSLIGFYALKRREVKALSWSLSFILFLFSIFIPAFMHLKDKETLKITFLDVGQAEAIVLKIPSGFVLIDTGKTGWEVTQFLKSYGVKELTVIITHEQKDHAGGLERVLKNFKIKEIWDTGYIDYDKEFIHNILIRHLERGDILKIGSCSFTILHPYKGFWSPSLTVDSNDLSLIFKLQCFKNGYLFTSDAGVNALQTIPVNYLKSELIKIPHHGSKHSFYPEFYKAVGPAICIISAGKQNPYGHPHKEVIANVSKICKIYRTDENGAIQVKETPDGVLKVQTFKDTLFKPFEDWENLKKLFILW encoded by the coding sequence ATGCCTATTATCCCTAGTTTAGTTGCAGGGATTGTCTTAGGACATCTGTTTATTTACTTTCCGGTAACAGTAATAATTCTCTCGATCCTCTTAATATTTGTTTTCAAAAACAGAGTTGCCATAATCCTTGCCATATCTATTATTTTAGGAATTTTTTATGTGCTTATTACTGTCAGCAAGGATTCAGTAGTCTCTGAAAGTATCAACTTCACAGGATATTTAAATAATAACACTGCAAATTTATACGAATTTAAGATCATCGAAAGCAGTCCCAAAATAGAGAAAACATCTCTTAAAGTCTATTCAATACAATATCTCGAGTCTGGAAAAACTTATAAAATTGAATGTGCGTTGGGCAAAAAACATCTAAATCCTTATCAATATGGAGATTCTCTTTGTTTTTTAAAAAAAGCACAACCTGCAGAGTATTCGCATAAAACAGTTTTTGATGAAACAAGAGAAAAAATAAACGAGAAAATCTCAAAATCCATTGATAAGGAAATCTCCGGGGTTCTTATTGCGATGACAACAGGTGAAAGAACTCAAATTCCTTCAGAGATTCAGGAAGATTTCAGAAAAACAGGATTAATTCATCTTCTAAGTATATCGGGAGCTCATTTCGGTTTCTTATTTACTGTATGTTTTTTTGTTTTTAAATTTCTAATTAAAAGGCTTCCTTCCTCTATACTTTTGAGAATTACCCTCTATCTTAAACCCTCTCAAATGGCAACTTTCTTAACTTTCCCTGTGATTTTTTGTTACTTTCTTTTGGTTGAACCTAATTATCCAAGTACTCGCTCCTTCATTATGGCAACGCTTTTTATGGTTGGTGTGCTATCAGAGAGAAAATCTATATGGATTTTTACAGTAAGTTTTGCCTGTCTTGTAATTTTAATTTTTAAACCTGCTGCAATAAAAGACATTTCTTTTCAACTTAGCTTTCTTGCCACTGTAGGAATTGGCTTTGTATCAGATATTTACAAGAACTTTAAAGATAAAATCCATAACAAGATTATTTCTTATATCTTTTTAAGTCTTCTTATAAGTTTGGGAGCAATGTTAATCACAGCACCATTGATAATTTATAGATTTCACTACATATCTCTTATCTCCCCTTTGGCAAATCTTACAGCAGGGCTTTTAATTGGAATGATTCTGTTTCCTTTACATATATTCTTTGTAACAATTTTTACACTCACAGGATATTATCCCGTGCCGGAATTGATTAATTTTATCGGAGCAATATCATTCAAAGTAATGCACTGGCTTGCCTCTTTCAGATACTCATCAATATGGATTCCACCTTTGCCGAAAGGAGCAGTAGCAATATTTTATTTTGCTGTTTTTGTTTCATTAATTGGCTTTTATGCTTTAAAGAGAAGGGAAGTCAAAGCATTAAGCTGGAGTCTTTCGTTTATTTTATTTTTATTTTCGATTTTTATACCAGCTTTTATGCATTTGAAAGATAAGGAAACCTTAAAGATTACCTTTCTTGATGTTGGTCAGGCAGAGGCTATTGTTTTAAAAATACCCTCTGGATTTGTTCTTATAGATACAGGTAAAACTGGTTGGGAAGTAACTCAGTTTCTTAAATCATACGGTGTAAAAGAGTTGACAGTTATTATTACTCATGAACAAAAAGATCATGCAGGAGGATTAGAAAGAGTCTTAAAAAACTTTAAAATAAAGGAAATATGGGATACGGGATACATTGATTACGATAAAGAGTTTATACATAATATTTTAATCAGACATCTTGAAAGAGGCGATATTTTAAAAATTGGTAGTTGCTCTTTCACTATACTTCATCCTTATAAAGGATTCTGGAGCCCCTCTCTAACAGTAGATAGTAATGACCTAAGTCTCATATTTAAGCTTCAATGCTTTAAAAATGGCTACCTTTTTACATCAGATGCCGGAGTTAATGCTTTACAAACAATTCCTGTAAATTATTTAAAATCAGAATTGATTAAAATTCCCCATCATGGAAGTAAACACTCTTTTTATCCTGAATTTTATAAAGCCGTAGGACCCGCAATCTGCATAATAAGTGCAGGAAAACAAAATCCTTACGGACATCCACATAAAGAAGTTATAGCGAATGTTAGTAAAATATGTAAAATATATAGAACTGATGAAAACGGTGCAATTCAGGTTAAAGAAACACCAGATGGAGTTCTTAAAGTGCAGACCTTTAAAGATACCCTGTTTAAGCCATTTGAAGACTGGGAAAATTTAAAAAAACTTTTTATTTTGTGGTAA
- the hisH gene encoding imidazole glycerol phosphate synthase subunit HisH, producing MISVIDYGMGNIKSVSKALEAVGAQIKITQNPEDIKKSKAIVLPGVGAFRDCMQNLTNLGLLSTLKEEILNGKPYLGICLGMQILFSESEEFGFCKGLDILKGKVIRFKLAKDYKIPHMGWNTVKLKKKSKILDQIPDDSYFYFVHSYYVVPEQDKVIAGVTNYGMDFTSMIIHENIFATQFHPEKSQKTGLKLLSNFIQLVK from the coding sequence ATGATATCAGTTATTGATTATGGAATGGGAAATATAAAAAGTGTTTCAAAGGCACTTGAGGCAGTTGGTGCTCAAATAAAGATCACCCAAAATCCTGAGGATATTAAAAAATCAAAAGCTATTGTTCTTCCTGGAGTTGGAGCTTTCCGTGATTGCATGCAAAATCTCACAAATTTGGGACTTCTCTCAACTCTCAAAGAGGAAATATTGAATGGTAAACCTTATCTTGGAATATGTCTTGGTATGCAGATACTCTTTAGTGAATCTGAAGAATTCGGATTTTGTAAAGGTCTTGACATACTAAAAGGAAAGGTTATAAGATTCAAACTTGCGAAGGATTACAAAATTCCCCATATGGGATGGAATACTGTGAAATTAAAGAAAAAAAGCAAAATACTTGATCAAATTCCTGATGATTCTTATTTTTACTTCGTTCACTCTTACTATGTTGTACCTGAACAGGATAAAGTAATTGCGGGTGTTACAAACTATGGAATGGATTTTACCTCAATGATAATACATGAAAACATATTTGCAACCCAGTTTCATCCCGAAAAATCCCAGAAAACTGGATTAAAACTTCTCAGTAATTTTATTCAACTCGTTAAATGA
- the selB gene encoding selenocysteine-specific translation elongation factor, translating into MKKVVLGTAGHIDHGKSAIVKALTGIDPDRLKEEKERGITIDLGFANIKYPDLIVGIVDVPGHERLIRNMLAGVGGIDIVMLVVAADEGVMPQTKEHMAICDLLQIKSGLIALNKVDLVDEETLEFAKEDIKEAVKGTFLENAQIIPISAKTGYNIELLKEKIRELALSVKEKSTGGIFRMPIDRVFTLKGFGTVVTGTVLSGKISVDSPVEIIPAGISSKIRGLQSHGQKLEEAYAGQRVGINLHGVSREEIKRGDVVTVPQKLKPTNFLEVRIKLLKDIKPLKDGSPIHFYLTTSETVGKIKLFNKSEILPQEEAFAYVKLQKPIVAMAQDKFILRRFSPLETIGGGVVLDPQPPLKKKDRTLEHLEVLSNGSLTEKIEIKIKRKAFAGMSISELEGWINEDIKDIRKAVDELTEKGKIIKAEDHLFHIEVFNTFKLSVLNFLREFHRENPFKDGLPKEELKTKLALDRSLEVLKLLPHIGEISLEGNKIKLKSATTEEIDPSLEEKIIKELKKDFQPPLLEDLAQILSISQSKLADILKIITKKGKIVRINDSLYLTAENYVKMLELVKEFFSKKNEMTVSEFRTLLNTTRRYAIAYLEHLDSQKITLRIGDIRKMVKRG; encoded by the coding sequence ATGAAAAAGGTAGTTCTTGGTACAGCAGGACATATTGATCATGGCAAAAGTGCTATTGTAAAAGCATTAACAGGCATTGATCCTGACAGGCTTAAGGAAGAAAAAGAAAGAGGCATCACAATTGACCTGGGATTTGCAAACATAAAGTATCCAGACCTTATTGTTGGCATTGTTGATGTTCCAGGACATGAGAGACTTATCAGAAATATGCTTGCTGGTGTTGGTGGAATTGATATAGTTATGCTTGTGGTAGCTGCAGATGAGGGAGTAATGCCCCAGACAAAAGAACACATGGCAATATGTGATTTACTTCAAATAAAATCAGGGTTGATTGCACTAAATAAAGTTGATCTTGTTGATGAGGAAACATTGGAGTTTGCAAAAGAAGACATAAAAGAAGCAGTTAAAGGAACATTTCTTGAAAATGCTCAAATAATACCTATTTCAGCAAAAACTGGATATAATATTGAACTTCTAAAAGAAAAAATCAGAGAACTCGCACTTTCAGTCAAAGAAAAATCAACAGGTGGAATATTTAGAATGCCAATTGACAGAGTCTTTACTTTAAAAGGCTTTGGAACTGTTGTTACGGGCACTGTTCTTTCAGGAAAAATCTCTGTTGACTCTCCAGTAGAGATTATTCCAGCAGGAATCAGTTCAAAAATAAGAGGACTTCAGAGTCACGGACAAAAGCTTGAAGAAGCCTATGCAGGACAGAGAGTTGGAATTAATCTTCATGGAGTATCCAGGGAAGAGATTAAAAGAGGAGATGTTGTAACAGTGCCACAAAAACTCAAACCTACCAACTTTCTGGAAGTAAGAATAAAACTTTTAAAAGACATAAAACCCTTGAAAGATGGCTCACCTATTCACTTTTATCTTACTACATCAGAAACAGTGGGAAAGATAAAGCTTTTTAATAAATCTGAAATTTTACCTCAAGAGGAAGCATTTGCTTATGTGAAACTACAGAAACCCATCGTTGCCATGGCTCAGGATAAGTTTATTCTGAGAAGATTTTCTCCCCTTGAAACCATCGGAGGAGGAGTTGTTCTTGACCCTCAGCCACCTTTAAAGAAAAAAGACAGAACACTCGAGCATCTTGAAGTGCTATCCAATGGAAGTCTTACAGAAAAAATAGAAATTAAAATCAAAAGAAAAGCATTTGCAGGTATGTCAATCTCAGAGCTGGAGGGCTGGATAAATGAAGATATAAAAGATATAAGAAAAGCAGTGGACGAACTTACAGAAAAAGGAAAAATTATAAAAGCAGAAGATCATCTCTTCCATATTGAAGTATTCAATACCTTTAAACTGTCTGTTTTGAATTTTCTTAGGGAATTTCACAGGGAAAATCCATTTAAAGATGGCTTACCCAAGGAGGAACTGAAGACAAAGCTTGCGCTTGACAGGTCACTCGAAGTTTTAAAACTTTTACCACATATTGGGGAAATTTCATTAGAAGGTAATAAAATAAAACTAAAATCAGCTACCACAGAAGAGATTGATCCTTCCCTTGAGGAAAAAATAATAAAGGAACTGAAAAAAGACTTTCAACCACCACTTTTAGAAGATCTAGCTCAGATACTCTCAATTTCCCAGTCAAAATTAGCAGACATATTAAAAATAATCACGAAAAAAGGAAAGATAGTGCGAATAAATGATTCCCTCTATCTTACTGCTGAGAATTATGTTAAAATGCTTGAATTAGTTAAAGAATTCTTTTCAAAAAAGAACGAAATGACAGTTTCAGAATTTAGAACTCTTCTCAATACTACAAGAAGATATGCCATAGCCTATCTTGAACATCTTGATTCTCAAAAAATTACACTTCGCATCGGAGATATAAGAAAGATGGTTAAAAGAGGATAA
- a CDS encoding DegQ family serine endoprotease, whose product MTKRKVALIILAFLFGCLTGITIFYLKTTPRHSIPIYRDIAEPVKSFAEIVKTVSPSVVNISTTRTVQNPPTLEDLFEFLPPYGNSQGKKWKETSMGSGVIVSPDGYILTNYHVIEQAEEIKVTLYDRRAFRASLVGADPKTDLAVIKIDAKDLPVASWGNSDNLQVGDFVLAIGNPYGLTHTVTMGIISATGRADVGIADYEDFIQTDAAINPGNSGGPLVNIKGEIIGINTAIFSRTGGYQGIGFAVPSNMARIIKDSLIKEGKVIRGWIGIMVQDLTAELAERFDLKESYGVIITDVTKQSPAYKAGLRRGDIILEYDGKKITESAILRNLVAQSKIGSIMNLKFFREGQIYTTSLTIAQLPSEPVQELKILKKSTGKAENPLKGLSVVDLDPSMAKQIGADPDDRGVVVYKIEPGSPAENTGLKKGDLIMEIERQRIMSVSDFQKAVQKISRPDILVLINRGGKKFYVILGS is encoded by the coding sequence ATGACAAAAAGAAAAGTTGCTCTAATTATTTTAGCTTTTCTCTTTGGTTGTCTAACAGGAATAACAATATTTTATCTGAAAACTACTCCAAGACACTCTATCCCTATTTACAGAGATATTGCTGAACCTGTTAAAAGTTTTGCTGAAATAGTGAAGACAGTTTCTCCTTCAGTTGTAAATATCTCTACAACAAGAACAGTACAGAACCCTCCAACACTTGAAGATCTTTTTGAATTTTTACCACCCTATGGAAATTCTCAGGGTAAAAAATGGAAAGAAACAAGCATGGGCTCAGGTGTCATTGTTTCTCCTGATGGATATATTCTTACAAACTATCATGTTATTGAACAAGCAGAAGAGATAAAGGTAACTCTTTATGACAGAAGAGCTTTTAGAGCTTCTCTGGTAGGTGCTGATCCAAAAACAGATCTTGCAGTAATTAAAATAGATGCAAAAGATTTACCTGTAGCTTCATGGGGAAATTCAGACAATCTTCAAGTAGGAGATTTTGTTCTTGCCATAGGCAATCCCTATGGATTAACTCACACAGTTACAATGGGAATTATAAGTGCTACAGGAAGGGCAGATGTAGGAATAGCTGATTACGAAGATTTTATTCAAACAGATGCAGCCATTAATCCTGGAAACTCAGGAGGTCCTCTTGTAAACATAAAAGGAGAGATTATAGGAATAAACACAGCAATATTTTCAAGAACAGGTGGATATCAAGGGATAGGTTTTGCTGTTCCAAGCAATATGGCTCGCATAATAAAAGATAGCTTAATAAAAGAGGGCAAAGTAATAAGAGGATGGATAGGAATAATGGTTCAGGACTTAACAGCAGAGCTTGCAGAAAGATTTGATCTAAAAGAATCATATGGAGTAATAATTACTGATGTAACGAAACAATCACCCGCTTATAAAGCAGGACTAAGAAGAGGTGACATTATTCTTGAGTATGATGGTAAGAAGATAACAGAGAGCGCTATACTCAGAAATCTTGTAGCTCAAAGCAAAATTGGTTCAATTATGAATTTAAAATTTTTTAGAGAGGGACAAATTTATACAACCTCTTTAACAATTGCTCAACTTCCTTCAGAACCTGTTCAAGAACTTAAAATTTTAAAAAAATCAACAGGAAAAGCTGAAAACCCTCTTAAGGGACTATCAGTAGTAGATCTTGATCCATCTATGGCAAAACAAATTGGAGCTGATCCTGATGACAGAGGTGTTGTGGTCTACAAAATTGAACCAGGTTCACCTGCTGAAAATACAGGACTTAAAAAAGGGGATTTAATAATGGAAATTGAAAGGCAGAGAATAATGTCTGTGTCCGATTTTCAAAAAGCAGTACAGAAAATCTCAAGACCTGATATTCTGGTTTTGATAAACAGAGGTGGCAAAAAATTTTATGTGATTTTGGGATCATGA
- a CDS encoding PIN/TRAM domain-containing protein — MSREISLSYLQFLAFSIITGFGYAGALLGLKQAKTTKIADILWIIKKEVIWEEPKILDTNVLIDGRIADLVELGFIKGTILIPRFVLREIQYIADSPDPLRRAKGKRALDILQKIKKAEKIKFDIIEKDIPEIKDVDTKLVEITRTLRGTLITNDLNLIKIAQLRGVPVLNINELAQVMRPPVLPGEVLKLFIVKEGKEPDQGVGYLDDGTMVVVEEGRQYIGKSIDVVIHSVLQTSTGRMIFGKPKIKDSSDEIQDEV; from the coding sequence ATGTCCCGAGAAATCTCACTTTCCTATCTTCAGTTTCTTGCCTTCAGCATTATCACTGGCTTTGGATATGCTGGTGCACTTCTTGGTCTAAAACAAGCTAAAACAACTAAAATTGCAGATATTTTATGGATAATTAAAAAAGAGGTTATATGGGAAGAGCCAAAAATTCTTGATACCAATGTTCTTATTGATGGTAGAATTGCTGATCTTGTAGAACTAGGTTTTATAAAAGGAACAATATTGATTCCAAGATTTGTTCTAAGAGAAATCCAATATATTGCCGACTCACCGGATCCTCTTAGAAGAGCTAAAGGCAAAAGAGCACTTGATATACTTCAAAAAATAAAAAAGGCAGAAAAAATAAAATTTGACATCATAGAAAAAGACATCCCAGAGATAAAAGACGTTGATACAAAACTTGTTGAAATTACAAGAACCCTTAGGGGTACCCTTATTACAAATGATTTAAATCTTATAAAAATCGCCCAATTAAGAGGTGTGCCTGTGTTAAATATAAATGAACTTGCTCAGGTAATGAGACCTCCTGTGCTCCCTGGTGAGGTTTTAAAACTTTTTATAGTTAAAGAGGGAAAAGAGCCTGATCAGGGAGTTGGTTATCTTGATGATGGAACAATGGTAGTAGTTGAGGAAGGGAGACAATACATTGGAAAAAGCATAGATGTAGTGATTCATAGTGTTTTGCAAACATCAACAGGAAGAATGATATTTGGAAAACCAAAAATTAAAGATTCCTCTGACGAAATTCAAGATGAAGTGTAG